The following are encoded in a window of Candida dubliniensis CD36 chromosome 4, complete sequence genomic DNA:
- a CDS encoding sphingomyelin phosphodiesterase precursor, putative (Similar to C. elegans asm-2;~Similar to C. albicans ASM1): MQANFLIAFICFAVAAVIAQVVPNVEQLKAQSLQKRDEDLMEPVFRNLPSKDYDYIMLQLKQLQIAKGNVSKCDQCKNKMRFVKKLIDEKPEKAHLTTLMMYKDCVLNTTPYMYCTIGNFFVTTKAYTDKKFDQKFESGIDGYDVVNFLDNDFLDFLGRFNTSDEFDLEYYCHAQMGSCDLPDLETVVDSFNIESWWPEKKPQHYSEPIYNKTNRERFNVLHMSDAHIQFTYEQGNEAKCSQLVCGLTKSFNNKLVEKNYNFTSAFAADNPNKSPKDFKFSFYPDAHYDGEKYVKGEYYDFPKSRGWNFNFQPATVFGAYLSDTPEILVNNSLIEMAKMHKEKNFEFALYNGDTAEHDLQSVTVDLVKSEEIRTFKAMRQYLNGIPVLPSMGNHDTAPYGLLAPLKLDYNNSYSWNNNEMVDVWIGNEWFEKSEKQTMKDHYAAFSYETERGLKIITLNSNTYYQSNTWRFLNASSDPDLFGGWKFLVDELIESEKKNQRVWISAHVPPNKDDVMPIDSLIFQKIVRRFAPYTIANLYYGHTHNDQKIVAYSDAKSPKPNQPITSAWVIQSLTPFGNHNPAFRYYEVEDESFNIINSFNYYTKLNETYVNGGDEPVWEYEYSARAAYDPNNEWPASAPLNATFWDKFAISKMKDPTNIKFNQMYTDYQYRFSPYTPNCTHPSGKNITTSCYVNNYCNAANLDIVSVEECMKK, encoded by the coding sequence ATGCAAGCCAATTTCTTGATAGCTTTCATTTGttttgctgttgctgctgttaTTGCTCAAGTTGTTCCTAATGTTGAACAACTCAAAGCCCAATCCCTCCAAAAAAGAGATGAAGATCTTATGGAACCTGTTTTCAGAAACTTGCCAAGCAAAGATTATGATTACATTATGTtgcaattgaaacaattgcAAATTGCTAAAGGTAATGTTTCCAAGTGTGACCAAtgtaaaaacaaaatgagATTTGTTAAAAAGttgattgatgaaaaacCAGAAAAAGCTCATTTGACTACTTTGATGATGTACAAGGATTGCGTTTTGAATACAACTCCATATATGTACTGTACCATTGGAAACTTCTTTGTTACCACCAAGGCTTACACTGACAAAAAGTTTGaccaaaaatttgaatctGGTATTGATGGTTACGATGTTGTCAACTTTCTTGACAACGATTTCTTGGACTTTTTAGGAAGATTCAATACTTCAGATGAATTTGATCTTGAGTATTATTGTCATGCACAAATGGGAAGTTGTGATCTTCCAGATCTTGAAACTGTGGTTGATTCCTTCAACATTGAAAGCTGGTGGccagaaaaaaaaccacAACATTACTCCGAACCAATCTACAACAAGACCAACAGAGAAAGATTCAATGTCTTGCATATGAGTGATGCTCATATCCAATTCACTTACGAACAAGGTAATGAAGCCAAATGTTCCCAATTAGTGTGTGGTCTTACCAAATCTTTTAACAACAAATTAGTTGAAAAAAACTATAATTTCACCAGTGCCTTTGCTGCAGACAATCCAAACAAGAGTCCAAAAGACTTTAAATTCTCCTTTTACCCTGATGCCCATTATGATGGAGAAAAATACGTTAAAGGTGAATATTACGATTTCCCAAAATCTCGTGGCTGGAACTTTAACTTTCAACCTGCTACTGTCTTTGGTGCTTATTTGAGTGACACACCAGAAATCTTGGTTaacaattctttaattgaaatGGCTAAAATGCACAAAGAGAAAAACTTTGAATTTGCTCTTTACAATGGTGACACTGCTGAACATGATTTGCAAAGTGTTACTGTTGACTTGGTTAAAAGTGAAGAAATCCGTACTTTCAAAGCCATGAGACAATACCTTAATGGAATTCCAGTTCTTCCAAGTATGGGTAACCACGATACCGCTCCATATGGTTTGTTAGCTCCTTTGAAACTTgattacaacaacagttACTCATGgaacaataatgaaatgGTTGATGTATGGATTGGAAATGAAtggtttgaaaaaagtgaaaaacAAACTATGAAAGACCACTATGCTGCCTTCTCCTATGAAACAGAAAGAGGCTTGAAAATCATTACTTTGAACTCAAATACTTACTATCAATCTAACACATGGAGATTCCTTAATGCTTCATCTGATCCTGATCTTTTCGGTGGTTGGAAGTTTTtggttgatgaattgatcgaaagtgaaaagaaaaaccaaaGAGTTTGGATTAGTGCTCATGTTCCACCGAACAAAGATGATGTTATgccaattgattcattaattttccaaaaaattGTTAGAAGATTTGCTCCTTACACCATTGCCAATCTTTATTATGGACACACTCATAATGATCAAAAAATCGTTGCTTATTCTGATGCCAAATcaccaaaaccaaaccaacCAATCACATCTGCTTGGGTCATTCAATCACTTACTCCATTTGGTAACCATAACCCAGCATTTAGATACTATGAAGTTGAAGATGAAAGTTTCAACATtatcaattctttcaacTACTATACTAAATTGAACGAAACTTATGttaatggtggtgatgaaCCAGTTTGGGAATATGAATATTCTGCTAGAGCTGCTTACGACCCAAACAATGAATGGCCAGCAAGTGCTCCACTTAACGCTACCTTCTGGGATAAATTTGCTATTAGCAAAATGAAAGATCCCACTAACATCAAGTTTAACCAAATGTATACCGACTACCAGTACAGATTTAGTCCTTACACTCCTAACTGTACTCATCCATCGGGTAAAAACATTACTACTTCATGTTATGTCAACAATTATTGTAATGCTGCTAATCTCGACATTGTTTCTGTCGAAGAATGTatgaagaaatag
- a CDS encoding uncharacterized protein (conserved hypothetical protein;~possibly fungus-specific) produces MLVKTFRYTHKPIDERKKTETIDEQTLALNKYLPPQKKKKEKQKEKKRILYPLIINNKMTDRFGRQKSTRWVNSVPTYGDWGDDDYEDEYTYQEDNSSQQQRKVTPQRFELPSDHVPPVPVIDEKYKNFTAENNIESNVSQPKELVLSVDGQTNLESDSSDEESEIISQGCVSPYKQANKQTFGISQNFDEKSTTPGYSVNTPVIVSNNGSDSNVERNDNNEEDNKNFTRALKEIQSKESHHEDLEKLELQHRQKDESESDKQVSESSSTKKQPNLILSVDKHKNIYSDSSDDDDNDDDMGSSLNFGASTHSLGNIAKATTSKNNVTTLEVQSKEGHQFEPPTPTYSYSQQSSNLPPESPSMESENSFNSEYSFQREPVSLQLATHHEEIETMSPKKDSLPEPNEQIEELNTAVKSPQPELVLSVDKPDFKASDDEDDDDDYNWGYNSQSSSNDEKEALNVPGENSASDIDSFIDNLNKVYSGDPSAEVLPPIDHDLSLPDFENTSFSKYEDDDEDNYSPIKPLAVSQQKEAHDDYLSSFSGRTQSIRKPPRHSAIFTDDFSGIPNDETEKATEEEKDDSITEDSVPAIAQTNESEFEQKALGNNNTELAPPELHPVASSGSLSTGKLSLDTASQKQQEAQEEESITKDIKDSRRISTSSNATFNLGGWAPNTDNFRNQFISENDNESVNFNTDRSGYDKFTKVRTESSLEEENVNASLPSIPETIDAVMPIIQEDGGSEEEGEGDDDQEKDDVQDYNGDSQSVLPTITMTSKSDSVLNEHFYPKPLFKEERLTPAASKENLLPQKYNSLLPPENRRASDSSEVSERQRSESTSTVTTNSTVQVTPKELVPGKYPVSDWKSIVTISQPIDRIAAFKDALHKEQQYDSKLTSWLHYALKRSPNTSTNLSIGRVASQAYQNAEHNDLRRHASFRSRVNIVKDKVEGTGSFGKKLFSRSKKFIKSTTGDK; encoded by the coding sequence ATGCTCGTTAAAACTTTCAGGTACACACACAAACCAATAGAcgagagaaagaaaactgaaacaattgatgaacAAACTCTAGCTTTAAATAAATACCTTCCccctcaaaaaaaaaaaaaagaaaaacaaaaagaaaagaaaagaatactCTACCCCTTaatcattaataacaaaatgACAGATAGATTCGGAAGACAAAAATCAACTCGCTGGGTGAATTCTGTTCCAACTTACGGAGATTGGGgcgatgatgattatgaagaTGAGTACACGTATCAAGAAGATAATTCctcacaacaacaaagaaaagtgACACCCCAGAGATTTGAGTTACCCAGTGATCATGTTCCCCCAGTGCCGGTTATTGACGAAAAGTATAAAAACTTTACTGCTGAAAACAACATAGAAAGCAATGTGAGTCAACCTAAAGAACTTGTGTTGTCGGTTGATGGACAAACTAATCTTGAAAGTGATAGCAGTGATGAAGAATCTGAGATCATTAGTCAAGGGTGTGTTAGTCCGTATAAACAAGCAAATAAGCAAACATTCGGAATTTCCCAAAACTTTGATGAGAAGCTGACGACACCTGGTTATCTGGTTAACACCCCTGTTATTGTATCAAATAATGGATCCGATTCTAATGTGGAGAGAAAcgataataatgaagaagataataaaaattttactAGAGCATTGAAAGAGATTCAACTGAAGGAATCACATCATGAggatttggaaaaattagAACTTCAGCATAGACAGAAAGATGAGTCTGAGTCTGACAAACAAGTTTCAGAACTGTCTTCAACTAAAAAACAGCCAAACTTGATTTTATCAGTTGATAAGCATAAGAACATTTATTCCGATAGCAGCGATGATGACGACAATGATGACGACATGGGTTCGAGTCTTAATTTTGGAGCATCGACTCATAGTCTTGGAAACATCGCAAAGGCTACCACATCTAAAAATAACGTCACAACTTTGGAAGTGCAATCTAAAGAGGGGCATCAATTTGAACCTCCAACACCAACATATAGCTATTCGCAGCAATCGTCAAACTTACCACCAGAAAGTCCTTCTATGGAGTCTGAAAATAGTTTCAATTCAGAATACTCATTCCAAAGAGAACCTGTTAGCTTGCAATTAGCTACTCACcatgaagaaattgaaactatGTCACCGAAGAAAGATCTGTTACCGGAACCAAATGAACAGATTGAGGAATTGAATACCGCCGTGAAATCGCCTCAACCGGAATTAGTACTCTCGGTAGATAAACCGGACTTTAAAGCTAGTGATGacgaagatgatgatgatgattataaCTGGGGCTATAACAGTCAAAGCTCTagtaatgatgaaaaagaagcTCTTAATGTTCCTGGAGAAAATTCAGCGTCAGATATAGATTCctttattgataatttgaataaagtCTATAGCGGGGACCCTTCTGCAGAAGTTTTACCACCGATAGATCATGATTTGTCATTGCCAGATTTTGAGAATACTTCATTCAGTAAATATGAGGACGACGATGAAGATAATTACAGTCCTATTAAACCGTTAGCTGTTTCTCAGCAAAAAGAAGCTCATGATGATTACTTGAGTTCATTCTCAGGAAGAACGCAATCAATAAGGAAACCCCCAAGACATTCTGCAATTTTTACTGACGATTTCTCTGGTATTCCCAATGATGAAACTGAAAAGGCAACAGAGGAAGAAAAGGATGACTCCATTACAGAAGATCTGGTACCAGCTATTGCACAAACAAATGAATCTgaatttgaacaaaaagCATTgggtaataataatactgaGTTAGCTCCACCTGAACTACATCCAGTAGCCTCCTCGGGATCATTATCAACTGGTAAATTATCCTTGGATACTGCATCTcagaaacaacaagaagcACAAGAGGAAGAAAGTATAACAAAAGATATCAAAGACTCTCGGAGAATTTCCACACTGAGTAATGCCACTTTCAACTTAGGTGGTTGGGCCCCTAATACTGATAATTTCCGTAATCAATTCATAAGCGAGAACGATAACGAGTCCGTAAACTTTAACACAGATAGAAGTGGTTATGacaaatttacaaaagTGAGAACTGAATCAAGTCTAGAGGAAGAGAATGTCAATGCTAGTTTACCTTCAATCCCAGAGACTATTGATGCAGTTATGCCAATTATTCAAGAAGATGGTGGtagtgaagaagaaggagaaggTGATGATGACCAAGAGAAAGATGATGTTCAAGATTATAATGGTGATTCTCAGTCGGTGTTACCCACAATTACCATGACGTCAAAATCTGATTCTGTTTTGAATGAACATTTTTATCCAAAGCCATTATTTAAAGAAGAGAGATTGACTCCTGCTGCTTCgaaagaaaatttattgCCACAAAAGTATAACAGTTTGTTACCTCCTGAGAATAGAAGAGCTTCTGATAGTTCAGAAGTTTCTGAAAGACAAAGGTCGGAATCAACATCTACTGTTACCACCAACTCTACTGTACAAGTAACTCCCAAAGAGTTAGTTCCTGGTAAATATCCTGTTTCAGATTGGAAGAGTATTGTTACTATATCACAGCCTATTGACAGAATTGCAGCTTTTAAGGATGCATTACATAAGGAACAACAATATGATAGTAAGTTGACGAGTTGGTTACATTATGCATTGAAACGACTGCCCAATACAAGCACAAACTTACTGATTGGTAGAGTTGCCTCTCAAGCATATCAAAATGCTGAGCACAATGATCTTCGAAGACATGCTTCATTCAGAAGTAGAGTCAATATTGTCAAAGACAAGGTTGAAGGTACTGGATCTTTTGGTAAGAAATTGTTTAGCCGTAGTAAGAAGTTTATCAAATCGACCACAGGTGATAAGTAG
- a CDS encoding peroxisomal-2,4-dienoyl-CoA reductase, putative (Similar to S. cerevisiae SPS19): MPNTLDKSYLEKSVWKSDIFKGKVAFITGGAGTICRVQAEALVLLGANVAIIGRNAQKTEDAAKEIATLRPGAKVIGIGNVDVRKIQTIKDAVDRTVKELGRIDHVIAGAAGNFLSDFNHLSSNAFKSVIDIDLLGSFNTVKVCFEELRKNKGSVIFVSATLHYYGLPMQLHASAAKAGVDALSNALAVELGPLGIRFNCIAPGAIGGTEGMSRLAPPSEVPMESKIPLQRQGTTTDIADATVYLFSPAASYVTGDVLVVDGAWWQVGGFLGDLYPSLVIHQNEDPQGKL; encoded by the coding sequence ATGCCAAATACCTTAGACAAATCATATCTCGAAAAAAGTGTTTGGAAATCAGATATTTTTAAAGGTAAAGTTGCCTTCATTACTGGTGGTGCAGGTACTATCTGTCGTGTTCAAGCAGAAGCATTAGTTTTATTAGGTGCCAATGTTGCCATCATAGGTAGAAATGCTCAAAAAACTGAAGATGCTGCCAAAGAAATTGCCACATTGAGACCAGGAGCCAAAGTTATCGGGATTGGAAATGTTGATGTTCGTAAAATCCAAACTATTAAAGACGCAGTTGACAGAACTGTGAAAGAATTGGGAAGAATTGATCACGTTATTGCTGGTGCCGCTGGTAATTTCTTATCTGATTTCAACCATTTATCTTCAAACGCATTCAAATCggttattgatattgatttgttggGTTCCTTCAACACTGTCAAAGTATGTTTTGAGGAATTGAGAAAGAACAAAGGTAGTGTTATCTTTGTTAGTGCTACTTTACATTACTATGGTTTGCCAATGCAACTTCACGCAAGTGCTGCAAAGGCTGGTGTTGACGCTTTAAGTAATGCTCTTGCTGTTGAATTGGGACCTTTGGGTATTAGATTCAATTGTATTGCCCCTGGTGCTATTGGCGGTACTGAAGGTATGCTGCGTTTAGCTCCTCCTAGTGAAGTCCCAATGGAACTGAAAATCCCATTGCAAAGACAAGGTACTACTACTGATATTGCGGATGCCACTGTGTACTTGTTCTCACCAGCTGCATCATATGTTACTGGTGATGTGTTGGTTGTAGATGGTGCTTGGTGGCAAGTTGGTGGTTTCCTTGGTGATCTTTACCCAAGTCTTGTTATTCACCAAAACGAAGACCCACAAGGGAAATTGTAG
- a CDS encoding tRNA nucleotidyltransferase, mitochondrial precursor, putative (Similar to S. cerevisiae CCA1), producing the protein MFRKGLLRFQHTFTHTMKRLVSNSIVLTTTEENIRNVLVGYCDYYNKTNNDSLELRITGGWVRDKLLGNESHDIDIAVNHLTGEEFVNGLHDYLRQHEPELSMNHVHTIKMNPEKSKHLETCTTKLFGVDIDFVNLRSEEYTHDSRVPSIEFGTPEQDAVRRDATLNALFYNLNQGQIEDYTKRGLSDLQNGILKTPLAPIKTFLDDPLRIIRLIRFASKFNFVVESETLNAMKEEHNKSALSTKISKERIEIELRKILTSNNPGYGLQLINYVDLASSIFYVPELAKEFDNESLEQARSQLARHIEIASLIYPNFKQTIMNSTEKFKKEFSALMANDDYKSVFWLSVILHPYTNVKSHKPNRDIFNQYLRLGLTSKKSDIAKVSAINMNSAELSRLFSAPELVKRSDIGLYLRKFPEFASLNLIVNALLDCVRNVDQFIQLPKELPVPFPEVGEKILKDENINKVISDVVSRYEKLFIQIENWDLTNVHLVKPLIDGTTLSKSFGMKPGPWLRPTIEEILVWQLDNPQSSVDECFEFVKTIIPKYK; encoded by the coding sequence ATGTTTAGAAAAGGACTTCTCCGATTCCAACACACCTTTACCCATACTATGAAACGTCTCGTCAGTAATTCCATAGTGTTGACAACTACCGAGGAAAATATTCGCAAtgttttggttggttaCTGTGATTATTACAACAAGACTAATAATGACTCACTTGAATTGAGAATTACCGGAGGCTGGGTTAGAGATAAATTATTGGGTAATGAAAGCCATGATATTGACATTGCAGTGAATCATCTAACTGGTGAGGAGTTTGTCAATGGACTTCATGACTATCTACGTCAACATGAACCGGAATTATCAATGAATCATGTTCATACCATCAAAATGAACCcagaaaaatcaaaacattTAGAAACATGTACTACAAAGTTATTTGGAGTGGACATAGATTTTGTTAACTTGAGATCAGAAGAATATACCCATGATAGTAGAGTGCCATCGATTGAGTTTGGAACTCCGGAACAAGATGCTGTTCGTAGAGATGCGACATTGAATGCATTATTCTACAATTTAAATCAAGGGCAAATCGAGGATTACACGAAACGAGGTTTATCTGACTTGCAGAATGGTATATTGAAAACCCCATTGGCTCCTATCAAGACATTTTTGGATGACCCATTAAGAATTATCAGATTAATAAGATTTGCCAGTAAATTTAACTTTGTGGTTGAATCGGAGACCTTGAACGCAATGAAAGAAGAACACAATAAGTCGGCATTACTGACAAAAATAagtaaagaaagaattgaaattgaattacgAAAAATCTTAACCAGTAACAACCCTGGTTATGGATTACAGTTGATAAACTACGTCGATTTGGCAAGCAGCATATTCTATGTTCCTGAATTAGCAAAAGAATTTGACAACGAGTCTTTAGAACAAGCACGCTCTCAACTTGCACGCCACATTGAAATTGCTAGTTTAATCTACCCAAACTTCAAGCAAACTATCATGAATTCAACAGagaaatttaaaaaagagTTCTCCGCATTAATGGCCAATGACGATTATAAAAGCGTTTTTTGGTTATCTGTTATATTGCATCCATACACTAATGTTAAGTCACACAAGCCAAACAGAGACATTTTTAACCAGTATTTGAGGTTAGGTCTTACCTCGAAAAAGAGCGATATTGCTAAAGTTTCAGCTATTAATATGAACTCTGCTGAACTCTCGAGATTGTTCAGTGCACCTGAACTTGTTAAGAGATCGGATATTGGTCTTTATTTAAGGAAGTTTCCTGAATTTGCatctttgaatttgattgtCAATGCTCTTTTGGATTGTGTAAGAAATGTTGATCAATTTATACAATTACCAAAAGAGTTGCCTGTTCCATTTCCTGAAGTTGGTGAAAAGATTTTAAAAGATGAAAACATCAACAAAGTTATTTCTGATGTCGTCAGTAGATATGAGAAATTGTTTATACAGATTGAAAATTGGGATTTGACTAATGTTCATTTGGTGAAACCTTTAATTGATGGAACTACCTTATCAAAATCGTTCGGAATGAAACCTGGCCCATGGTTGAGACCAACTATAGAAGAAATACTAGTATGGCAATTAGATAATCCCCAATCAAGTGTGGATGAGTGCTTTGAGTTTGTGAAGACCATTATTCCAAAATACAAATAG
- a CDS encoding [PSI+] induction protein 2, putative (Similar to S. cerevisiae PIN2;~In C. albicans: expression increases in the absence of adenlyl cyclase - Harcus D, et al. (2004) Transcription profiling of cyclic AMP signaling in Candida albicans. Mol Biol Cell 15(10):4490-9;~In S. cerevisiae: induces appearance of [PIN+] prion when overproduced;~possibly fungus-specific) produces MTIIYDFITRRDVRDTISNDADKVTSFAKSFKNYDTCMANTGCKIVFIVGCVLLGLLVIWAISTIVQCLCMGVKCIEACCCCCCRNQNNATYQQPPQTYINPNMYPDAQYNQRYAYQPQPPPTSAYPGPSNDSVKSEYGYTNHDGYEPVNNNTNYQSPFNDRYKY; encoded by the coding sequence ATGACGATAATTTATGATTTTATTACCAGGAGAGATGTTCGTGATACCATTTCAAATGATGCCGACAAGGTCACATCTTTTGCTAAGTCCTTTAAAAACTACGATACCTGTATGGCTAATACAGGATGTAAGATAGTGTTCATTGTTGGATGTGTGCTTCTTGGGCTTCTTGTTATTTGGGCCATATCGACGATTGTCCAGTGTTTATGTATGGGTGTCAAGTGTATTGAAGcatgctgctgctgttgttgccgaaatcaaaataatgcaacttatcaacaaccaccacaaaCATACATTAATCCAAATATGTACCCCGATGCTCAATATAACCAAAGATATGCTTACCAACCACAACCTCCTCCAACGTCGGCTTATCCTGGTCCAAGTAATGATAGTGTGAAATCCGAATATGGTTATACTAATCACGATGGATACGAACCAgttaacaacaacacaaaTTATCAAAGTCCATTCAATGATCGATACAAGTATTAG